From Deltaproteobacteria bacterium, one genomic window encodes:
- a CDS encoding DMT family transporter: MSHSLRGFALAVLAAALWGLAPVATKGALAGYAPELISVVRLGLAALLFRVLGGTGTRWWSGNGWSWISGIALGADFIMYNYGLRLTDAGVSGLVINIELVTTIGLAVWLLDERLTRRRTLGSAVTLLGAIYVGLNGAALGDLVARDRLIGNGLVMLAGVAWSVFAVAQRKVPRQGNLFQLLAPIFFVAALTAVPPLLLPSAWHNPTGVAPTLMLLVLVLACTIGVYAAYARSQELVDVSVLAIVLASIPVFAIAFAWLLLGEPVTMRVIVGGAIILAGVLLITIERPATTAVERAQ; the protein is encoded by the coding sequence ATGAGCCACTCGCTGCGCGGTTTCGCGCTCGCGGTGCTGGCCGCGGCCTTGTGGGGCTTGGCGCCGGTGGCGACCAAGGGCGCGCTGGCCGGCTACGCGCCCGAACTGATCAGCGTCGTGCGCTTGGGGTTGGCCGCGTTGCTCTTCCGCGTCCTGGGCGGTACCGGCACGCGCTGGTGGTCCGGTAACGGCTGGTCGTGGATCAGCGGCATCGCGCTCGGCGCTGACTTCATCATGTACAACTACGGCCTGCGTCTGACCGACGCCGGTGTGTCGGGACTGGTAATCAATATCGAGTTGGTCACCACCATCGGACTTGCCGTGTGGCTGCTCGATGAACGGTTGACCCGCCGCCGCACGCTGGGATCCGCTGTGACATTGCTCGGCGCGATTTACGTTGGCCTCAACGGCGCGGCGCTCGGCGATCTCGTCGCGCGCGATCGTCTCATTGGCAACGGGTTGGTGATGCTGGCGGGCGTCGCGTGGTCCGTGTTCGCGGTGGCGCAACGCAAGGTGCCGCGGCAGGGCAATCTGTTTCAGCTGCTGGCGCCGATCTTCTTCGTTGCCGCGTTGACCGCGGTGCCGCCGCTGTTGCTCCCGTCGGCGTGGCACAATCCAACCGGAGTGGCGCCGACACTGATGCTGCTCGTGCTCGTCCTCGCGTGCACCATAGGTGTCTATGCGGCGTACGCGCGCAGCCAGGAGTTGGTGGACGTGAGCGTGTTGGCGATCGTGTTAGCGTCGATCCCGGTGTTCGCGATCGCGTTCGCCTGGCTGTTGTTGGGTGAGCCCGTAACCATGCGAGTGATCGTTGGCGGTGCGATCATTCTCGCCGGCGTATTGCTGATCACCATCGAACGGCCAGCGACGACAGCCGTGGAGCGGGCGCAGTGA
- a CDS encoding RNA-binding S4 domain-containing protein, whose product MIDSATESVRLDRWLWAARMFRSRTLAATACDGGKVHVNGASAKPHKALRVGDRLTVTTEGGARELEVRLLSERRGPAEQARLLYEDFTPPPPPRARREPPPLQREPGSGRPTKRDRRQLDRLRDH is encoded by the coding sequence ATGATCGACAGCGCCACCGAGTCCGTCCGCCTCGATCGCTGGCTGTGGGCAGCGCGCATGTTTCGCAGCCGTACACTCGCGGCCACTGCCTGCGATGGCGGCAAGGTCCACGTCAACGGCGCCAGCGCCAAGCCACACAAAGCGCTGCGCGTCGGCGATCGTCTGACCGTCACCACCGAAGGAGGCGCACGCGAACTCGAGGTGCGCCTGCTGTCGGAGCGCCGCGGACCAGCCGAGCAAGCGCGTCTGCTCTACGAAGACTTCACTCCGCCGCCACCGCCGCGCGCCCGGCGTGAACCCCCGCCGTTGCAGCGCGAGCCCGGCAGCGGCCGGCCGACCAAGCGCGACCGCCGGCAACTCGACCGACTGCGAGACCATTGA
- a CDS encoding FecR domain-containing protein, protein MNRKRTITILTGLLLSLTVVAHAQEVGTVAAADGSGEIGRDGGWTPAAIGAAIYSGDHLRTGQPGRLRVVFQDDSVLTVSASSEVTVDRNVFDPKQGKVESSFDLLKGKVSSLVSEYYHNTGAVYQVKSPTAVAGVRGTEFTIAYNADSDSTEVVGISGHVEVRGLADPSAPGVLITAEETTMVRRGELPSSPRRLDDAFMRQQLSDISFVGGGRAESLGSDHPLRVGASVPASDRAGVTAGPPPVVDLSTQTFSRRDASDLIGKPGLSGLRGQLGISF, encoded by the coding sequence ATGAATCGTAAACGAACCATCACGATCCTAACCGGCTTGCTCCTTTCACTGACGGTTGTTGCGCACGCACAGGAGGTCGGCACGGTGGCGGCCGCCGACGGCAGTGGCGAGATCGGCCGCGACGGCGGGTGGACGCCAGCGGCGATTGGCGCCGCCATCTACAGCGGCGACCACCTGCGGACCGGCCAGCCCGGCCGGCTCCGCGTCGTCTTTCAGGATGACAGCGTCCTGACGGTCAGCGCCAGTTCGGAGGTGACGGTCGACCGCAACGTCTTCGATCCCAAGCAAGGCAAGGTGGAGTCGTCCTTCGATCTGCTCAAAGGCAAAGTCAGTTCGCTCGTCAGCGAGTACTACCACAACACCGGCGCCGTCTATCAAGTGAAGTCGCCGACCGCCGTCGCGGGCGTGCGCGGTACGGAGTTCACCATCGCGTACAACGCGGATTCCGACAGCACGGAAGTGGTCGGGATCAGCGGTCACGTGGAGGTGCGGGGTCTGGCCGATCCGTCCGCGCCGGGCGTGCTGATCACGGCGGAGGAGACGACGATGGTGCGACGCGGCGAATTGCCCAGCTCACCCCGTCGGCTCGACGACGCCTTCATGCGCCAGCAACTCAGCGACATCAGTTTCGTCGGCGGCGGCCGGGCCGAGAGTTTGGGAAGCGATCATCCCCTCCGCGTCGGGGCGAGCGTGCCGGCATCCGATCGCGCCGGTGTGACGGCGGGACCGCCGCCGGTCGTCGACCTGTCGACGCAGACCTTCAGTCGGCGCGATGCCAGCGACCTGATCGGCAAACCGGGCCTGTCGGGCCTGCGTGGCCAACTCGGCATCTCGTTCTGA
- a CDS encoding tetratricopeptide repeat protein has protein sequence MKRSLSLVTVISLVFGVGAVHASEKSNRLQSRGLVEFHAGRYSEAMTLFDEAVASDPDDVYARYYRGVTRARLGDTATAISDLRAVLAAQPQLDQAAVDLGVVLVQTGQSAEAVPYLEQAQRNPELAGQASLFLGIAQLRQDQVEPAEASFTRAEKDPEWANSARYYLGVVNFREGNWSLAERQFSSIVADSPDSEMGREAAAFIERLRVTGTKVFHIYGGANFQFDSNVILAPANAALKGTQQQQADGRATFQVGGRYTLWHSRQLFAAVGYEAYQDAHVNLSQFNVEDHRGSVQLGWNPGPFRIGLIGRYDYYLLQTNSFLQAGSALTWAEIAEANLGRMEVSFGVHRNDFKNSAFFVRDAFNYAPGARQYVYLGSPDRYVAVGYQWDREDPVVSNDIPPKQGQTAASQANSFAYDGNEVNAGFGWDFPESIIFGLNFSYRHERYAPPSNGRRDDEYGLVADWRRPIDEHIDFVLAYIGDFNNSNQGQFTYDRNIGSIGFEARF, from the coding sequence ATGAAGAGATCGCTCTCGCTGGTTACGGTGATCAGCCTGGTGTTCGGCGTTGGTGCGGTGCACGCGTCGGAGAAATCCAATCGCCTGCAGTCGCGTGGCCTGGTTGAATTTCATGCCGGGCGCTACAGCGAAGCGATGACCCTGTTCGATGAGGCGGTGGCCAGCGATCCCGACGACGTCTACGCGCGCTACTACCGTGGTGTCACGCGCGCCCGACTGGGCGACACCGCCACCGCGATCAGCGATCTGCGGGCGGTGCTGGCGGCCCAGCCGCAACTCGATCAGGCCGCGGTCGATCTCGGTGTCGTGCTGGTACAAACCGGCCAATCGGCCGAGGCCGTGCCGTACCTCGAACAAGCGCAGCGTAATCCGGAACTGGCCGGGCAAGCGTCGCTGTTCTTGGGCATCGCGCAGCTCCGACAGGACCAAGTCGAGCCGGCGGAGGCCAGCTTTACGCGCGCGGAGAAGGACCCAGAATGGGCCAACTCGGCGCGCTACTACCTCGGTGTCGTGAACTTCCGTGAAGGCAACTGGTCGCTCGCCGAGCGTCAGTTTTCATCCATCGTCGCCGACAGCCCCGACTCCGAGATGGGTCGCGAAGCCGCGGCGTTCATCGAGCGGCTGCGGGTGACCGGCACCAAGGTGTTTCATATCTATGGTGGCGCCAACTTTCAGTTCGACAGCAACGTCATCTTGGCGCCGGCGAATGCCGCGCTCAAGGGCACGCAACAGCAGCAGGCCGACGGCCGCGCCACGTTTCAAGTCGGCGGCCGCTATACCCTCTGGCATTCGCGACAGCTATTTGCGGCGGTCGGCTACGAAGCCTACCAGGATGCGCACGTCAATCTGAGCCAGTTCAACGTCGAAGACCACCGCGGTAGCGTGCAACTGGGGTGGAACCCGGGCCCGTTTCGGATTGGTTTGATCGGGCGCTACGATTACTACCTGCTGCAAACAAATAGTTTCCTCCAGGCGGGTTCCGCGTTAACATGGGCTGAAATAGCGGAGGCGAATCTGGGTCGAATGGAAGTTTCCTTTGGTGTGCACCGGAACGACTTCAAGAATTCCGCGTTCTTTGTGCGCGATGCCTTCAACTATGCGCCCGGCGCCAGGCAGTACGTCTATCTGGGATCGCCCGACCGATATGTGGCGGTGGGATACCAGTGGGATCGCGAGGATCCGGTGGTGTCGAACGACATCCCGCCCAAGCAGGGCCAGACCGCCGCGTCGCAAGCCAACTCCTTCGCCTACGACGGCAACGAGGTCAACGCCGGCTTCGGTTGGGATTTCCCGGAGTCCATCATCTTCGGGCTGAACTTCTCGTATCGCCACGAGCGCTACGCTCCGCCGAGCAACGGCCGGCGTGACGACGAGTACGGACTGGTTGCGGACTGGCGTCGGCCGATCGACGAACATATCGATTTCGTCCTGGCCTACATCGGCGACTTCAACAATTCCAATCAGGGGCAATTCACTTACGATCGCAACATTGGTTCCATTGGCTTCGAAGCGAGGTTCTAA
- a CDS encoding SDR family oxidoreductase: MDTLQDLFGLNGKVALVTGASAGLGVEFARALAIAGADVALVARRRERLDDLADELRTLGRRAVVATADLRQPGDIARAVAEVSQQFGEIDVLVNNAGVAPTGRVEHYSIEKWQHAFDVNVHAVFHFCQQVGRRMIARGVGGRIINVTSVVAALANGIYRSAGYAASKAAAENFTRQLAIEWAPHKITVNAIAPAWFPTEMTEGGLAKGDNRERMERLTPLGRLGRPDEVRTAVVFLASPQSSYVTGSVVYVDGGWTAW, translated from the coding sequence ATGGATACACTGCAGGACCTCTTCGGATTGAACGGCAAGGTCGCGTTGGTCACCGGGGCATCGGCGGGACTCGGCGTGGAGTTCGCGCGGGCGCTGGCCATCGCCGGTGCGGATGTCGCGCTGGTGGCGCGCCGGCGTGAACGGCTCGACGATCTCGCCGACGAACTGCGGACGCTCGGCCGGCGCGCCGTCGTCGCCACTGCCGACCTGCGGCAACCCGGCGACATCGCCCGCGCGGTCGCGGAGGTCAGTCAGCAGTTCGGCGAAATTGACGTGCTCGTCAACAATGCCGGCGTCGCCCCGACCGGTCGGGTTGAACACTACTCGATCGAGAAGTGGCAGCACGCCTTTGACGTCAACGTCCACGCCGTTTTTCACTTCTGTCAGCAAGTCGGCCGGCGCATGATCGCTCGCGGCGTCGGCGGGCGAATCATCAACGTCACGTCGGTGGTGGCCGCGCTCGCCAACGGCATCTACCGGAGCGCCGGTTACGCAGCCAGTAAGGCCGCGGCGGAAAATTTCACGCGGCAGCTGGCCATCGAGTGGGCGCCGCACAAGATCACCGTCAACGCGATCGCGCCAGCGTGGTTCCCCACCGAAATGACCGAAGGTGGACTCGCCAAGGGCGACAATCGAGAGCGAATGGAGCGACTCACGCCGCTCGGCCGACTCGGACGGCCCGACGAAGTCCGCACCGCTGTCGTGTTCCTCGCCTCGCCGCAGTCGAGCTACGTCACCGGCTCGGTGGTCTACGTCGACGGCGGGTGGACCGCGTGGTGA
- a CDS encoding DUF433 domain-containing protein codes for MDYRALITIEPGKRGGKPCIRGLRITVYDVLEYLASGMSETQILSDFPDLTREDIRACLAFAADRERRLLEVPPT; via the coding sequence ATGGACTATCGTGCTTTGATCACGATTGAACCGGGGAAGCGTGGAGGGAAGCCGTGTATTCGCGGGCTGCGGATCACCGTGTACGATGTGCTCGAGTATCTCGCCTCGGGGATGTCTGAGACGCAGATTCTCAGTGACTTCCCGGATCTCACCCGCGAGGATATCCGCGCCTGCTTGGCATTTGCAGCCGATCGAGAGCGACGACTCCTTGAAGTTCCCCCGACGTGA
- a CDS encoding cysteine hydrolase, with protein sequence MSDLVLDRGRCAVVVIECQNDLIHESKIGVKGIGGALATAVRDRGVLPRISQVLQAARAAGVPVLYANKESRPGMPTTDAPIFRWSQKHPMLIEGTWGAAVHDAIAPQPGDHVLRRVLSIDASYGSGLYGTLRALQRDTLIALGVSTNFAVEGTVRGAVNRLFRTVVVGDCCASVPEEMHRFSVERILSLLGTVTTSDAVIAALRQTFPSP encoded by the coding sequence ATGAGTGATCTCGTACTCGATCGCGGGCGCTGTGCCGTGGTCGTGATCGAATGTCAGAACGATCTGATCCACGAATCGAAGATCGGCGTCAAAGGCATCGGCGGGGCGTTGGCCACCGCGGTGCGTGATCGAGGTGTGCTACCTCGCATCAGTCAGGTGTTACAGGCCGCCCGCGCCGCGGGCGTGCCGGTGTTGTATGCGAACAAGGAAAGTCGTCCCGGTATGCCCACGACCGACGCGCCGATATTCCGTTGGAGTCAGAAACATCCGATGCTGATCGAAGGCACCTGGGGCGCGGCCGTCCACGACGCGATCGCGCCGCAGCCCGGTGATCATGTGTTGCGGCGCGTGCTCAGTATCGATGCGTCGTACGGCTCCGGACTGTATGGCACGTTGCGCGCACTGCAGCGCGATACGCTGATCGCGCTCGGGGTCTCGACCAACTTCGCGGTCGAAGGCACGGTGCGCGGCGCGGTGAATCGCCTGTTCCGGACCGTCGTGGTGGGAGACTGCTGCGCCAGCGTGCCCGAGGAGATGCACCGCTTCTCGGTCGAACGGATCCTGTCGTTACTCGGAACCGTGACGACGAGCGATGCGGTGATTGCGGCGCTGCGGCAAACGTTTCCGTCTCCCTGA
- a CDS encoding peroxiredoxin, whose protein sequence is MAIKAGDRLPTDVKLAEMGDSGPKPVTVDEIFKGKKVVVFAVPGAFTPTCSMKHLPGFLEQTNAIKAKGVKDIVCLSVNDAFVMGAWGKANNAAGKVRMIADGNGDLTKALGLTLDASGFGMGLRSQRYAMIVNDGVVQDLLVEPGPGLNVSSAESVLGKL, encoded by the coding sequence ATGGCCATCAAAGCGGGCGATCGTTTGCCGACCGATGTGAAGTTGGCGGAGATGGGGGACAGCGGCCCCAAGCCGGTCACGGTCGATGAAATCTTCAAGGGTAAGAAGGTCGTCGTGTTCGCCGTGCCGGGCGCGTTCACCCCGACGTGTTCGATGAAGCACCTGCCCGGATTCCTGGAGCAGACCAACGCGATCAAGGCCAAGGGCGTGAAGGACATCGTCTGCCTGTCGGTCAACGACGCCTTCGTCATGGGCGCGTGGGGCAAGGCCAACAACGCGGCCGGCAAGGTGCGCATGATCGCCGACGGTAACGGCGATCTGACCAAGGCGCTCGGTCTCACGCTCGACGCCAGCGGGTTTGGCATGGGCCTGCGTTCGCAACGCTACGCGATGATCGTCAACGACGGCGTCGTGCAAGACTTGCTCGTCGAGCCCGGTCCGGGGCTCAACGTATCGAGCGCCGAGTCGGTTCTGGGCAAACTGTAG
- a CDS encoding SMP-30/gluconolactonase/LRE family protein, with the protein MTILRRALIVLVVYRTMLSALACAQTIDEFPLPTPNSQPAFIVVGGDNKLWFTELRGAIGRVSPSSTDVITEFPVRPIDSPSAPAVIAHGKGLELWFTDYTHSTFGHVAFDGNAIEYSPLTGAPGGITLGSDGNIWIAETRTHLLARVRVRSFLDVEEFQVNAVSPASITSGPDGNLWFTDSADLIGRVPPTNVAASVVFPVLTDHSRPLGIASGPDGNLWFTESEGNKIGRITITGTVSEYPVPTANSRPYFITAGADGNLWFTENGANKIGRISPSGTIEEFTIPTAASDPRGIAWGPDDQIWFCETAVNKIARVNIGVPTPTLINTPTRTPTWTVSPTLTPLPTTTPTATRTETVPSTATTTALGAATATASASPTASATATPTLITVPLVTPVTVTDTTIAVSDVSVLPNSGTVMIDNEQMTYDGKQPFASASAIGSAAAAQPGVLLNVRRGVNGTMPAAHQAGAIVVLIRTTRCVGDCDGGHTVTVEELVKGVNIALGIAPLTDCDAFDANNDSEVTVEELVTAVSSALNECPSA; encoded by the coding sequence ATGACGATACTGCGCCGGGCGTTGATCGTCTTGGTAGTCTATCGAACGATGCTGTCGGCGCTCGCGTGCGCTCAGACGATCGATGAGTTCCCGCTGCCAACGCCCAACAGTCAACCGGCTTTCATCGTCGTTGGCGGAGACAACAAGTTGTGGTTCACCGAGCTCCGCGGCGCGATTGGGCGCGTCAGTCCGAGTAGTACGGACGTGATCACGGAGTTTCCCGTGCGCCCGATCGATAGCCCGTCGGCTCCCGCTGTTATCGCGCATGGCAAGGGCTTGGAACTCTGGTTCACCGACTATACCCACAGCACCTTCGGGCACGTCGCATTTGACGGCAACGCCATTGAGTACTCACCACTGACTGGTGCCCCGGGTGGGATCACGTTGGGGTCCGATGGCAACATCTGGATCGCAGAGACGCGCACGCACTTACTCGCCCGCGTGCGGGTGAGGAGTTTTCTCGATGTGGAGGAGTTTCAAGTCAACGCCGTCTCGCCGGCGAGCATCACGTCGGGCCCCGACGGCAATCTGTGGTTCACCGACAGCGCGGATCTGATCGGGCGAGTGCCGCCGACGAACGTGGCTGCGAGCGTCGTGTTCCCGGTTCTAACGGACCACAGTCGTCCGCTGGGAATCGCCTCTGGCCCCGACGGCAACCTGTGGTTTACTGAATCAGAAGGCAACAAGATCGGACGCATCACGATCACCGGCACCGTCAGCGAGTATCCCGTACCGACGGCGAACAGTCGTCCCTACTTCATCACCGCGGGCGCCGACGGCAACTTGTGGTTTACCGAGAACGGCGCAAACAAGATCGGCCGGATTTCGCCGAGCGGCACCATCGAGGAGTTCACGATCCCAACCGCCGCCAGCGACCCGCGTGGCATCGCTTGGGGTCCAGACGATCAGATCTGGTTCTGCGAAACGGCCGTAAACAAAATTGCGCGGGTCAACATCGGCGTGCCCACACCCACGCTCATCAACACGCCGACTCGGACGCCGACCTGGACGGTCTCGCCGACGCTCACGCCGCTGCCGACCACGACCCCAACGGCAACGCGGACGGAAACCGTCCCATCAACCGCGACGACGACTGCCCTCGGTGCGGCGACCGCGACGGCGAGCGCGTCGCCGACCGCCAGCGCGACGGCCACGCCCACGTTGATAACAGTGCCGCTCGTCACACCGGTGACTGTGACGGACACGACGATCGCAGTCAGTGACGTGAGCGTGCTTCCCAACAGCGGGACGGTGATGATCGACAACGAACAGATGACCTACGACGGCAAGCAGCCCTTCGCTAGTGCCAGCGCAATTGGAAGTGCGGCCGCCGCGCAGCCGGGAGTGCTGTTGAACGTCCGACGCGGCGTAAACGGAACGATGCCGGCCGCTCATCAGGCGGGAGCGATCGTCGTGTTGATTCGGACCACGCGATGTGTCGGCGACTGCGATGGCGGCCATACGGTCACCGTCGAAGAGTTGGTCAAGGGAGTCAACATCGCGCTTGGCATCGCGCCACTTACCGACTGCGACGCGTTCGATGCCAACAACGATAGCGAGGTGACGGTCGAGGAGTTGGTTACGGCGGTGAGTAGCGCGTTGAACGAATGCCCCTCGGCATGA